The Niastella koreensis GR20-10 genome includes a window with the following:
- the trmB gene encoding tRNA (guanosine(46)-N7)-methyltransferase TrmB, with protein MGQKKLQRFAEVLTFPNVLQYPENTAGTWKNFFHNDNPITLELACGKGEYAVGLGRLFPDRNFLGVDVKGNRIWVGAKKALQENLTNVGFLRTQIDRIGTYFSPAEVSEIWLTFPDPQLRTSKARKRLTHPKFLRLYQQIVRPGGYIHLKTDSPSLYRFTKWVIDLYDLPVIQDIEDVYAGEVSDVLKIKTHYEGLDIAQSNKVHYLQFMLPATPLPDKESALKILLLEEESDRRS; from the coding sequence ATGGGCCAGAAAAAATTACAACGCTTCGCAGAAGTACTCACATTTCCGAATGTGCTGCAATACCCCGAAAATACAGCGGGTACCTGGAAAAACTTTTTCCATAACGATAACCCCATCACCCTCGAACTGGCTTGCGGCAAGGGTGAATACGCCGTTGGATTGGGCCGGTTATTTCCCGACCGGAACTTTTTGGGTGTTGATGTGAAGGGGAATCGCATTTGGGTAGGCGCCAAAAAAGCCCTGCAGGAGAACCTGACCAATGTGGGCTTCCTGCGCACCCAGATTGATCGTATTGGCACTTATTTTTCGCCTGCCGAAGTATCGGAGATCTGGCTTACGTTCCCTGATCCGCAGTTAAGGACCTCCAAGGCCCGTAAAAGGCTCACCCACCCCAAATTTCTGCGGTTGTACCAACAAATTGTGCGGCCGGGTGGTTATATTCACCTGAAAACCGATTCGCCAAGCCTGTACCGTTTTACCAAATGGGTGATCGATTTATACGATCTTCCCGTTATCCAGGACATTGAAGATGTTTATGCCGGTGAGGTGAGCGATGTGCTTAAAATTAAAACGCATTACGAAGGCCTTGACATTGCCCAAAGCAACAAGGTGCATTATTTACAATTCATGCTGCCGGCCACTCCTTTACCCGATAAGGAAAGTGCTTTAAAAATATTATTGCTTGAAGAAGAATCTGACAGAAGGAGTTGA